DNA sequence from the Prosthecodimorpha staleyi genome:
GTGGTGCGGGAAATGAACTGCTCGGCTTCGACCACGAGCCAGTCGCGGTCCTTCATGCAGACCGGTCCGCCCGGCAGCGGCGGCAACTCGGCGATCACGATGCGCCCGGCGCCCGCGCCGGCCGACTGGGCGGCCGCGGGTCCGGCGACAAGAGCGGTGCCGGCCAGAAGTGCGGCGGCGAGGGCGCCGTGCCGGGCAAAGGCCGCGGCCGTGCGAATATCCAACGAGGTCGCGCCCCGGTCGGTGGTCATGACGATGCCTCCTTTCCGCCGCGCTGCGGTTCGGGCTCCGCTCGCGCGGTCGCCGCAATCGCTGCGGATACATTCATGATAATGCTTACTGACCTGAAGCTGAACCCACCCTGAACGAGAGGGTCGAGCCGAAAGGCGGCAAAGTCGTGACCGCCGCGCGGCACCCGCTCCGGGAGGTCCGATGATCGCCGTCATATTCGAGGTCTTCCCCGCCGAAGGCCAGCGCCAGCGCTACCTGGAGATCGCCGCCGCGCTGCGGGCCGATCTGGAAGCCGCCGACGGCTTCGTTTCGGTCGAACGTTTCGAGAGCCTGACCACGCCGGGCAAGTTGCTTTCGGTGTCGTTCTGGCGCGACGAGGCTGCTGTCGCCGCCTGGCGTGCAAAGGCGCGGCATCGCTCGGCGCAGGCTGCCGGCCGCAGCGGCATTTTCTCCGGATACCGCCTCCGGGTGGCCGCGGTGCTGCGCGACTACGGCATGGACGAGCGGGCGGAAGCGCCTGCTGACAGCCTGGCGTCCCTCGGATGACCGTTGAAACGGGAGCGCGATTGCCCAATGCATAGCCACATCCCGCCTCCGGACGTTGCCGAGCCGGGTCCGGGCGTCTAGATCAGGGGCATCGGTCATTTTGCCGAAGCGCGATCCAATGCCCTGCCGTCTCGGCGGGGCCTCCCTCCCCCGCCCTCCCTCGACCGGACCCGCCATGCCCGCCGCCCCGCGCGACAATGCTCGCGGCATCCTGGCCATGAATGCCGCCTCGGTGGCCTTCATCGTCGGTGATTCGATCGTGAAGGCCGTCTCGACGGCGATGCCGCTCGGCCAGATCATGGTCTTGCGCGGCGCCGTGGCGAGTGCCCTGCTGGTCGCCTTGTGCCTCTGGACCGGCGCCTTCGCGGCCTGGCGGACGCTGTTCCACCCGACCCTCGGCTATCGGCTGGTCGGCGAAATCGGCGCGACGCTGCTTTATGTGACGGCACTGATGTACATGCCGCTCGGCAATGCGACCGCCATCTTCCAGGTGACCCCGCTCGCGATCACGGCGGCCGCGGCGCTGTTCCTGGGCGAGACGGTCGGCTGGCGGCGCTGGACGGCGATCCTGGTCGGCTTCGGCGGCGTGCTGATCATCATCCGGCCGGGCTTTGCGGGTTTCGACCGGTCCGCCTTCCTGGTGCTCGGCGCGGTCTTCTTCGTCGTGCTGCGCGATCTGGCCACCTCACAGATGCCGGCGGGCGTGCCGACCCCGCTGGCGGTTCTCAACACCGCCTCGGCCGTGATGGTCACCGGATTCGTGCTGATCCCCTTCGAGGGCATCTTCTCGCGCTACACCGAATGGCAACCGGTCTCCGACCGGCATGCCGGCCTGCTCGCCCTGGCCGGCTGCGTGCTGGTGCTCGGCTACATGCTGCTGACCTTCGCCATGCGGGTCGGCGACATGTCGGTGGTCGCGCCGTTCCGCTATGCGCTGCTGATCTGGTCCTTCCTCGCCGGCCTGATCTTCTTCGGCGACGTGCCCGATCGCTGGACCCTGCTCGGCGCCGCGATCGTGGTCATGACCGGCATCTACAGCTTCCAGCGCGAACGCCTGCGCGCCCGCGCCCAGCGCGCCGCCGCTTCGGGCCCCGTGCCATGACGGCGTCCCCGCCCCTGCCGCCGGTCGATCCCTCGGAGCCTGCCGCGAAGCCCGTCGCGCCGCCGATCATCGTCCTGATCGCGGTCTCGGCGCTCAATCCGCTCGCCCTCAACATGCTGGTCCCGTCCATGCCGGGGCTGGAGCGGGCCTTCGCCACCTCCTATGCGACGGTGCAGCTGTCGCTGTCGCTCTATCTGGTCGCCGTCGCGCTGGCCCAACTCATCCTCGGCCCGCTCTCCGACCGGCACGGACGGCGGCCGGTCATGCTGGCCGGGATGGCGCTGTTCCTGGTCGGCACGGCCGCCTGCCTTCTGGCGCCGACCATCGAGGCCTTCATCCTCGGCCGCGTCGTGCAGGGCGTCGGCAGCTGCGCCGGGCTGGTGCTTTCGCGCGCCATCGTGCGCGATGTCTACGAGCGCGACCGCGCGGCGAGCATGATCGGCTTCGTCACCATGGGGATGGCGGTCGCCCCGACCCTCGGACCGGCGATCGGCGGTGCCCTGGACGAGCAGTTCGGCTGGCGGGCGCCCTTTGCTCTGCTCTTCGCCGTGGGTGCGGCCGTGCTCGCCGGCACCTGGGCGACCCTCAACGAGACGCGTCGGCCGGGTCAGTCCGAAGGCGGGCTCGCCTCCCATCTCGGCGCCTTCGCGGTGCTGGCCCGCTCGCGGGACTTCGTCGCCTTCGCGGTCTCCTCGATGCTGGTTTCGGGCGTCTTCTTCGCCTTCCTGGGCGGAATCCCCTATGTCATGCAGAAGCTACTCGGCGCCGGCGCCCGCGAGACCGGGCTCTATCTGATGTGGCTCGCCGCCGGCTACATCCTCGGCAACTTCCTGTCCGGCCGCTACGCCTCCCGATTCGGCGTGATCAGGATGATGGCGGTCGGCAACCTGATCGGGCTCGCCGCCGTGGCGGCGGCCCTCCTGCTGCATCTGGCCGGCTACCATCACCCGGTCGCGATCTTCGCGCCGATGACCTGGCTCGGCATCGGCAACGGCATCGCCCTGCCGTCGACCATCGCGGGTGCCGTCAGCATCCGTCCCGACCTCGCCGGCGCAGCCTCGGGACTGACCGGGACCCTTCAGATCGGCTTTGGAGCCCTGGTCACCGTGCTCATGGGCGCGCTCCTCGGCGACAGCGCCCTGCCGCTCTTTCTGACCATGGCGACGCTCGCCGCCGGCGGGCTCGCATCCGGTCTCGCGGCCCGGGCGGCGGCACGCTGAGGCCGCAGGTTCGGGCATCACTCAGCCGGATACCGCATCGGGAAAACCCCGAAGATGACCCGATCCTGACCGAGGCGGGACGAAGGCCCGGACCCTCTTGACGCGTGCAGGGCGCATAGCCTTTATGCAAATGCGGAAACGCTCGGCGCCAAGACCTTTCCAGGACAAAGAGGGCCCATGACCGGATTGCTGCGCATCAGCGCGCTCATCGACGGCTTCAACACCTTCATCGGCCGGTTCGTGTCCTGGCTGATTCTTCTGGCGGTGGTGGTCAGTGCCGGCAACGCGATCATTCGCAAAACGCTGAATACCAGCTCCAATGCCTGGCTCGAACTGCAATGGTACCTGTTCGGCACCGTGTTCCTGCTCGGCGCCGCCTGGACGCTGCTGCGACGCGAGCACATCCGCATCGACATTCTCTCGAGCCAGTTGCCGAAGACATTGCGCCACTGGATCGAGCTGCTCGGGCATTTCGTATTCCTGATGCCGTTCTGCCTGTTGATGATCTACGAATCCCTGCCCTTCTTCCTCACCTCCTTCCGACTGCAGGAAGTCTCCTTCAATGCCGGCGGCCTGATCGTCTGGCCGGCGAAACTGATGGTGCTGCTGAGTTTCGCGCTCCTGGCGCTTCAAGGCATCTCCGAGATCATCAAGCATGTCGCCGTGATGCAGGGCCTCCGGCCGGAGCCCGAGACGGGCGGCTCGCACGGCACCGCCTCGCACGAATCGTGAGCCGCGGCCCGACGATCGATCAGCCCCACCCAAAGACGGAAGGGTCGGCGAACGGCCGGCGCGCGGGAGGACGACCCCGATGACAGAATTCCTTATCCACAACATCGCACCGATCATGTTCCTCAGCCTGATCGTGTTCCTGTTGCTGGGTTACCCGGTCGCCTTCAGCCTCGCGGCCCTCGGCCTCGCCTATGGCTGGGTCGGCATCGAACTGGGCCTGCTCTCGTCGAACCTGTTCCAGGCCCTGCCGGAGCGGGTCTTCGGCGTGATGGCCAACGACACGCTGTTGGCGATCCCCTTCTTCACCTTCATGGGCCTGATCCTCGAGCGGTCCGGCATGGCCGAGAAACTGCTCGACACGGTCGGCAAGCTGTTCGGGCCGATCCGCGGCGGCGTCGCCTATGCGGTGATCTTCGTCGGTGCCCTGCTCGCCGCCACGACCGGCGTGGTCGCCGCCTCGGTCATCGCCATGGGGCTGATCTCGCTGCCGATCATGCTGCGCTACGGCTACGACCGGCGCCTCGCCGCCGGCACCATCGCGGCCTCCGGCACGCTCGCCCAGATCATTCCGCCGAGCCTGGTGCTGATCGTGCTGGCCGACCAGCTCGGCCGGTCCGTCGGCGACATGTATCTCGGCGCCTTCGTCCCCGGCATCGTGCTCACGATCTTCTACATGGCCTACGTGATGGTCATGACCATCGTCTATCCGAAGAGCGCTCCAGCCCTGCCGCCGGAAGCCCGCTCCTTCGGCGAGGGCGCGCCCTACGACAAGGTCATGAAAGCCTCCGTGATGCCGCTCGCGCTGGTCATCTGGGGCATGATCCTGCTGTTCGATCCGGCGACCGGCATCGCGCTGTTCGAGCGCTATCTGCCGATGGTGAGCGGACTAGCCAAGCAGATGGCCTTGCAGGAACCCTGGCTGTCGACGCTCAAGATCGGCAGCCTGGCGGCCGTCTATCTGATCTATATCGGCCTGATGCGCTTCCTGCCGGCTTTCCTGGGCAAGATCCTCGGCCTTGCCCTGATCCTTGCCGGCGCCGGCGTGCTGCTGCTGTTCGCCGGCGGCCAGATCGTCACGGCCCTGAAGGCGGTCGACTTCGCCGCCCCGGCCACCGCGGTCGGCGCCTCGATCGTCCTTTCGGTCGTGCGCAGCTGGTTCGACCTGCTCGCCGGCGGCGCCTTGATCGCAGCCGGCTTTGCGATGATGGACAGCCCGTCCAAGCCGGTCTCCTCCGCGGTGCAGCGCGTCGTCGGCGACCTGCTGCCGCCGCTGATCCTGATCTTCCTGGTGCTCGGCACCATCTTCCGCGGCATCGCCACGCCCACCGAAGGCGGCGCCATGGGAGCGGCCGGCGCCATCATCCTGGCGGTGATTAACCGCAAGCTCAATTTCGACCTGGTCCGCCAGGCCGGCGAATCGACCGCCAAGCTGTCGGCCTTCGTGGTCTTCATCCTGGTCGGCGCGCGCGTCTTCTCGCTGACCTTCTACGGCGTCAGCGGCCATGTCTGGGTCGAGGAGATCCTCAAGGAAACGGCCGGCGGCATGTACGGCTTCCTGATCATCGTCAATGCGATGATCTTCTTCCTGGCCTTCTTCCTCGACTTCTTCGAACTGGCCTTCATTGCTGTGCCGCTGCTGGTCAAGGCGGCGGAGACCATCTTCGCGACCGATCCGGCGGCGATCGCCATCGCCAACGAAATGGGCTTCAACGTCATCAACGGAAAGGTCGCCGATGTCGGGCCGTTCATGATCTGGTTCGGCGTCCTCCTGGGCGTCAATATGCAGACCAGCTTCATGCATCCGCCCTTCGGCTTCGCGCTGTTCTACCTGCGCTCGGTCGCGCCATCGAAACCCTACAAGGACACGGTCACCGGCCGGATGATGGACCCGGTCACAACCGGCCAGATCTACTATGGCGCCATTCCATATGTCCTGATCCAGGTGGTCATGATCGCCGTCGTCATGCTCTTCCCGATCACGGTCATGTGGTACAATGACGTGTCGTCGAAGGTCGATCCGACCAAGTTCGAGATCAAGCTGGAAGGCACCATCGGTGGCGTCCCCAGCCTCGGCGGCACCGATCTGGGCGCACCGCCGCTCGGCCTTGGCGGCCCGCCTCCGGGCCTGGGTGGTCCGCCTCCGGGCCTGGGCGGCGGCACGGCACCGGCGTCCCCGCCCGACCTGTCGCAGCCCCCGGATCTGTCGCAGCCGCCCAAGATCCAGTGACCGCCGCGGTCGCGTCCGACCGCCCGCCCCTCCCGAAAGCCGCCATCCGGCGGCTTTCGTCGTTTTCGCGGGCCGTTCAAGCTTCGTTCAACGACAGCCGTGCAGAATCGGCGTATCTCCCAATGCCTGCCCCCATCCGAGGTTCCGCCGCATGTGTCGCTGGGTCGCCTATTCGGGTCAGCCGATTTTTCTCGGCCAGCTGGTCGCCGATCCCGAACACTCCCTGATCCACCAGAGCCGCAACGCCGAGGAGGCCAAGGTCGGCATCAACGGCGACGGCTTCGGCCTCGGATGGTATGGCGAGCGCGACGAACCCGGCCTCTATCGCGAAACGCTGCCGGCCTGGTCGGACGACAATTTGCGCCATATCGCCCGCCAGGTGCGCTCGCGGCTGTTCTTCGCCCATGTCCGCGCGTCGACCGGCACGGCAACCAGCCGAGCCAACTGTCACCCCTTCGCCCATGGCCGCTGGCTGTTCATGCATAACGGCCAGATCGGCGGCTGGAGCCGGTTGCGGCGGGCCGTCGAGGCGCGGATTCCCGACGCGCTCTATGCCTGCCGGACCGGAACGACCGATTCGGAGGCCATGTTCCTGATGACGCTCGGCCAGGGCGGCGAGGCCGATCCGGTCGGCGCCATGACCGGGACGCTCAGCGCGCTGCGGGCCCTGATGGCGGAGGCCGGCATCGACGAGCCGCTGCGTGTCACCGCGGCGCTGTCCGACGGCAGCCGGCTCTATGCCTTCCGCTATGCCTCCGACGGCCGGCCGCCGTCGCTCTATTGGCGCCAGACGGCGAGCGCGATCGAGATCGTCTCCGAACCGGTCGACCGGCATCGCGACGAATGGCACGCGGTCCCGGACCGCTCCGCTCTGGTCTGCTGCGCCCGATGCGCCTGCGAGGTCGTCCCCCTCGCCGTCCTCGAACCGTCCCGCGTCGAAGCCGCCTGAAGGCACGAAAAAGGCGGCGCCGGGCATCCCCGCGCCGCCTCTCGGCAGGGCCGGCCGGGTCGAAACCCGGCTGCGATTCCGCCGACGATCAGAGCGTCTTCTTGCGCTGCTGGATCATCATGAAGGTGTCGAAGGTATATTCGGAGATCTGGAACCACAGATACTGGTCGGCACGATAGGCCTTGAGGGCCTCGTAGACCTTCTTGAAGTCGCCGTTCTTGGCCATGGTCTCGTCGTAGAGCTGGTTGGCCGAGTTGAAGCAGGCCTCCATGACTTCGTTCGGGAACGGCTTCAGGATGGCGCCCGAGGACGCCAGACGCTTCAGGGCGGCCGGGTTGACGGCGTCGTACTTCGCCTGCATGTGGACATTGGCCAAGCCGGCCGCCGTCAGCACGAGCGACTGGTAGTGCTTCGGCAGCTCTGCCCACTTCGCCGTATTGACGAAGAATTCGAGCATGGCGCCGCCTTCCCACCAGCCCGGATAGTAGTAGTAAGGCGCGACCTTGTAGAAGCCGAGCTTCTCGTCGTCGTAGGGACCGACCCATTCGGCCGCATCGATCGTGCCCTTCTCGAGGGCCGGATAGATGTCGCCGCCGGCGATCTGCTGCGGAACCGCGCCGAGCTTGGCTATGACCTGCCCGGCGAAGCCGCCGATGCGCATCTTCAAACCCTTGAAGTCCTCGACAGTCTTGATTTCCTTGCGGAACCAGCCGCCCATCTGGGCGCCGGTATTGCCGCCGGGCATGCCGAACAGATTGAACTTCTTATAGAATTCGTTCATCAGCTCGTTGCCGCCGCCATAGTAGCGCCAGCCGTTCTGCATGCGCGAATTGATGCCGAACGGTACTGCTGTGCCGAACGCGAAGGTCGGATCCTTGCCGACATAGTAGTAGGGCGCGGTATGGCACATTTCGACGGTGCCGTTGGAGACCGCATCAGCCGCCTGCAGGCCGGGGATCAGTTCGCCGGCGGCGAAGACCTGGACCTGAAACGCATTGTCGGTGGCTTCGGCAACGGCCTTCGAGAAGACCTCGGCGGCACCGTAGATGGTGTCGAGCGACTTCGGGAAGCTCGAGGTCAGGCGCCATTTGATCTGCGGGTTGGACTGGGCGATCGCCGGCATGGGAAAGGCGGCGGCCGCGACGGTACCGACACCGGCGGCCTTCAGAAACTTGCGACGCTGCATGGACATCAACCTCCCGAATTGACGCTGACGTCCGGCCGCCCATCCCTCCCAGGCGCCGGACCGCTTGGAACGTTAGACAAGATGCAGGGCAGCCATGCAAGAGAAAATGACACCGAAAGACAGATCGCGGACCGGGTACAGAATCCACCGTTACTGAAGCGCTTGCTGGCGTTCGGAACAAGTCGCGGCGCCGACTGTCACAGAATTCGGCGATTTCCAAGCCGTCTGCGCCCGACGCAGGACAGCATGGCGCCATCACCGCTTGCCAGCCGGGCATTCCGGTATCTTGCCGGGTTCCGCGCCTATGGCTGAAGTGGACCGTGGGCCGCGATCCAATCTTCCGCAACGGCAAGATCCTCGGGCCTATTGACGTTGAAAAACGGGTCGAGACCGCCCGCGAGGGGATCGAAGGCGACGTGCCGAACCGGGTGGCGTTCGATCCAGGCCATCACCTTGCGGGCAGCGCCGCTGACCAGCGCCTCTTCCAGGGCATCGGCCAGGCTGACGGGGAACAGCGCACAAACCTGATGGGTGCCGGTCGCCGTGACCGGCACCGCAATGCCGTCCGGATCCGCCCCGTCGAGGCTTGCCGCGAGGCGCGCGACCAGGTCGAGCGGCAGGAACGGCGTATCGGCGGCTGCGGTCGCGACATGGCGGGCCCCCGGACGATGCGTCTCCGCCCAGCGCATGCCGGCCAGCAGCCCGGCCAGCGGACCGGGATGGCCGGCCACCGGATCGCCGGCCACCGGCAGGCCGAAGGCCTCGAACCGCGCCGGATCGCCATTGGCATTGAGCACAAGCGCCCCGACTTGGGGGGCGAACCGCTCGATCACCCGATCGAGCAGATGCCGTCCCGCGAGCGCGATCAAAGCCTTGTCGCCGCCCCCCATGCGGCGGCCGAGCCCGCCGGCGAGAACGACCCCCACGATTTCGCTCATGCCGCTTTCCCTGTCGATGGCCGGCCGCCCCCGTGCGATGTCGAAGGCCCGCCTCGGGTCACCGGCGCCTCGCAGGACCGGACCGGCGCCATCCTATCATGCGCACCGCGAGGGCGAGACACCGGCGCGGCAACCGTTCACGGCCACAAGACGACGGTGGCGGACGACGCCGGCACCCTCAGGCGCGCCGGCGCAGATGCCGCGTCAAGCCGCGTTCGAGCAGATCCCAGACCCGGCGGATGGTCTCCACAAGCAGAAGATAGACGACAGCGGCCCAGAGATAGACCTGCTCGTCGAACGTCCGGTTGGCGGCAAGTCGGGTCGCGCCCATCAGGTCGAAGACCGTAACCACGGAAGCCACGGCCGATCCCTCGATCATCAGGATCACTTCGTTGCCGTAGGGTCGCAGGGCCGTGACGAAGGCCTGCGGCAATATGATCTTGACAAAGGCGACCGGCTTGGACAGGCCGAGCGCATGGGCGGCCTCCCATTGGCCGCGCGATACGGACCGAATGGCGCCGGCAAGGATCTCGGC
Encoded proteins:
- a CDS encoding class II glutamine amidotransferase, whose amino-acid sequence is MCRWVAYSGQPIFLGQLVADPEHSLIHQSRNAEEAKVGINGDGFGLGWYGERDEPGLYRETLPAWSDDNLRHIARQVRSRLFFAHVRASTGTATSRANCHPFAHGRWLFMHNGQIGGWSRLRRAVEARIPDALYACRTGTTDSEAMFLMTLGQGGEADPVGAMTGTLSALRALMAEAGIDEPLRVTAALSDGSRLYAFRYASDGRPPSLYWRQTASAIEIVSEPVDRHRDEWHAVPDRSALVCCARCACEVVPLAVLEPSRVEAA
- a CDS encoding multidrug effflux MFS transporter, producing MTASPPLPPVDPSEPAAKPVAPPIIVLIAVSALNPLALNMLVPSMPGLERAFATSYATVQLSLSLYLVAVALAQLILGPLSDRHGRRPVMLAGMALFLVGTAACLLAPTIEAFILGRVVQGVGSCAGLVLSRAIVRDVYERDRAASMIGFVTMGMAVAPTLGPAIGGALDEQFGWRAPFALLFAVGAAVLAGTWATLNETRRPGQSEGGLASHLGAFAVLARSRDFVAFAVSSMLVSGVFFAFLGGIPYVMQKLLGAGARETGLYLMWLAAGYILGNFLSGRYASRFGVIRMMAVGNLIGLAAVAAALLLHLAGYHHPVAIFAPMTWLGIGNGIALPSTIAGAVSIRPDLAGAASGLTGTLQIGFGALVTVLMGALLGDSALPLFLTMATLAAGGLASGLAARAAAR
- a CDS encoding TRAP transporter large permease, encoding MTEFLIHNIAPIMFLSLIVFLLLGYPVAFSLAALGLAYGWVGIELGLLSSNLFQALPERVFGVMANDTLLAIPFFTFMGLILERSGMAEKLLDTVGKLFGPIRGGVAYAVIFVGALLAATTGVVAASVIAMGLISLPIMLRYGYDRRLAAGTIAASGTLAQIIPPSLVLIVLADQLGRSVGDMYLGAFVPGIVLTIFYMAYVMVMTIVYPKSAPALPPEARSFGEGAPYDKVMKASVMPLALVIWGMILLFDPATGIALFERYLPMVSGLAKQMALQEPWLSTLKIGSLAAVYLIYIGLMRFLPAFLGKILGLALILAGAGVLLLFAGGQIVTALKAVDFAAPATAVGASIVLSVVRSWFDLLAGGALIAAGFAMMDSPSKPVSSAVQRVVGDLLPPLILIFLVLGTIFRGIATPTEGGAMGAAGAIILAVINRKLNFDLVRQAGESTAKLSAFVVFILVGARVFSLTFYGVSGHVWVEEILKETAGGMYGFLIIVNAMIFFLAFFLDFFELAFIAVPLLVKAAETIFATDPAAIAIANEMGFNVINGKVADVGPFMIWFGVLLGVNMQTSFMHPPFGFALFYLRSVAPSKPYKDTVTGRMMDPVTTGQIYYGAIPYVLIQVVMIAVVMLFPITVMWYNDVSSKVDPTKFEIKLEGTIGGVPSLGGTDLGAPPLGLGGPPPGLGGPPPGLGGGTAPASPPDLSQPPDLSQPPKIQ
- a CDS encoding antibiotic biosynthesis monooxygenase family protein; this encodes MIAVIFEVFPAEGQRQRYLEIAAALRADLEAADGFVSVERFESLTTPGKLLSVSFWRDEAAVAAWRAKARHRSAQAAGRSGIFSGYRLRVAAVLRDYGMDERAEAPADSLASLG
- the mobA gene encoding molybdenum cofactor guanylyltransferase MobA, giving the protein MSEIVGVVLAGGLGRRMGGGDKALIALAGRHLLDRVIERFAPQVGALVLNANGDPARFEAFGLPVAGDPVAGHPGPLAGLLAGMRWAETHRPGARHVATAAADTPFLPLDLVARLAASLDGADPDGIAVPVTATGTHQVCALFPVSLADALEEALVSGAARKVMAWIERHPVRHVAFDPLAGGLDPFFNVNRPEDLAVAEDWIAAHGPLQP
- a CDS encoding DMT family transporter yields the protein MPAAPRDNARGILAMNAASVAFIVGDSIVKAVSTAMPLGQIMVLRGAVASALLVALCLWTGAFAAWRTLFHPTLGYRLVGEIGATLLYVTALMYMPLGNATAIFQVTPLAITAAAALFLGETVGWRRWTAILVGFGGVLIIIRPGFAGFDRSAFLVLGAVFFVVLRDLATSQMPAGVPTPLAVLNTASAVMVTGFVLIPFEGIFSRYTEWQPVSDRHAGLLALAGCVLVLGYMLLTFAMRVGDMSVVAPFRYALLIWSFLAGLIFFGDVPDRWTLLGAAIVVMTGIYSFQRERLRARAQRAAASGPVP
- a CDS encoding TRAP transporter substrate-binding protein, whose product is MQRRKFLKAAGVGTVAAAAFPMPAIAQSNPQIKWRLTSSFPKSLDTIYGAAEVFSKAVAEATDNAFQVQVFAAGELIPGLQAADAVSNGTVEMCHTAPYYYVGKDPTFAFGTAVPFGINSRMQNGWRYYGGGNELMNEFYKKFNLFGMPGGNTGAQMGGWFRKEIKTVEDFKGLKMRIGGFAGQVIAKLGAVPQQIAGGDIYPALEKGTIDAAEWVGPYDDEKLGFYKVAPYYYYPGWWEGGAMLEFFVNTAKWAELPKHYQSLVLTAAGLANVHMQAKYDAVNPAALKRLASSGAILKPFPNEVMEACFNSANQLYDETMAKNGDFKKVYEALKAYRADQYLWFQISEYTFDTFMMIQQRKKTL
- a CDS encoding TRAP transporter small permease subunit; translated protein: MTGLLRISALIDGFNTFIGRFVSWLILLAVVVSAGNAIIRKTLNTSSNAWLELQWYLFGTVFLLGAAWTLLRREHIRIDILSSQLPKTLRHWIELLGHFVFLMPFCLLMIYESLPFFLTSFRLQEVSFNAGGLIVWPAKLMVLLSFALLALQGISEIIKHVAVMQGLRPEPETGGSHGTASHES